From a region of the Maridesulfovibrio ferrireducens genome:
- a CDS encoding GDP-L-fucose synthase family protein has product MKLNTDDLVYVAGHRGLVGAAILRRLVKERICRVLFKTSSELDLRNQHAVDNFFANNKPAYVFLCAARVGGIQANSSYPADFIRDNLQIQTNVIDAAYRNGVRKLVFLGSSCIYPKLAQQPIQESSLLTGPLEPTNEFYAIAKIAGLKMCVAYRRQYGFDAISVMPTNIYGPGDHYDLETSHVIPALLRKFHEAKIADNPTVTVWGTGSPRREFMHVDDLADACVHLLINYSDEQTINIGVGKDISISDLALLIQQIVGYDGDILFDTNKPDGTPQKLLNVSRLHETGWKAKISLEQGLREAYEYFVSFYNKESFK; this is encoded by the coding sequence ATAGGGGACTTGTGGGGGCAGCCATTCTTCGTCGATTGGTTAAAGAGAGAATTTGTCGCGTACTGTTTAAAACTAGCTCTGAACTTGATTTGCGGAATCAGCATGCTGTAGATAATTTTTTTGCTAATAATAAACCTGCATATGTTTTTTTGTGTGCGGCCCGCGTGGGGGGCATACAGGCGAATAGTTCATACCCTGCAGATTTTATTCGTGATAACCTGCAAATTCAGACGAATGTAATTGATGCCGCATACAGAAATGGTGTGCGCAAGCTTGTTTTTCTCGGTTCATCATGTATTTACCCTAAATTAGCTCAACAACCTATTCAAGAGTCAAGTTTATTGACAGGGCCTCTAGAGCCTACAAATGAGTTTTATGCTATTGCCAAAATCGCCGGCCTTAAAATGTGTGTTGCCTATCGACGGCAGTATGGCTTTGACGCAATAAGTGTTATGCCCACCAATATTTATGGTCCGGGTGATCATTATGATCTTGAGACTTCCCATGTGATCCCTGCCTTATTGCGCAAATTTCATGAAGCGAAAATAGCTGATAATCCTACTGTAACTGTCTGGGGAACAGGTAGTCCTAGACGGGAATTCATGCATGTTGATGACCTCGCGGATGCATGTGTGCATCTGCTGATTAATTACAGTGATGAGCAGACTATAAATATAGGTGTGGGTAAAGATATAAGTATTTCAGATCTGGCCCTGCTTATCCAACAGATTGTCGGCTATGACGGAGATATTCTCTTCGATACAAATAAACCGGATGGTACTCCCCAGAAGCTCCTCAATGTTTCTAGATTGCATGAAACAGGATGGAAGGCAAAAATTTCTCTGGAGCAAGGTTTACGTGAAGCTTATGAATATTTTGTGTCTTTTTATAATAAAGAGTCCTTTAAATAA
- a CDS encoding glycosyltransferase → MGAHLKSPLPKISFGVIVLNGEPFNRYCLKSLYPYAHEIIVVEGAVKGAEAVSSPDGHSTDGTLEIIKRFKEEEDPENKIILITRDGFWEEKDQMSEAYAEAVSGDWLWQVDIDEFYKEEDMNFICNLMDERPEITEISFEQKTFWGSPDYICDSSYLQQGASLYHRIFKWAPEYKYKTHRPPTVIDPAGVSLCEINPLSGVDLAAVGVYMYHYSLLFPKQVREKVAYYSTWNGKAQRKMPKWMDDDYFGMNNPFHLHNVTSHPGWLERYTGPHPKQVVEMWNEVKTGKKSVEIRPMDDVEEFIDSNSYRQGILDIRAELRRRDHPDIKMDDPVLRSVINKEDSPYGYKIIQISTNESRGGAAQVHNSICELFSGRDDGKFGVSSFVKDTDNNAPWCKPLYLESIEKQVSTVATPLMDYDIASSFYLLQKPEFLKSDLVHMHNIHGYYFNPLTLPLVSLLKPTVWTLHDMNPFTGHCGNSLECEGWRNGCKSCAHLDYYPQLKKDVAGDLFRDKRIISSVIDTTLVCPSQWLVDLVKQTFLSKLDCKMIPNGIDTNIFKPYLKDEARKILGIPKDAFVLVITAKGGMQSKGGEFLERAGKELQQRNSKLVLLNIGGTYHSDSVNIINFPYIADRNVLALAYSSGDVFAYPSLGDNHPLCVMEAMACGLPVVTFRTGGIPEQVVEGETGLIADYMNQEQFTQSLGMLMDRPSLCKAMSMKAAQHGRSFKVEKMVDSYARLYEEVLERRSRNGAPDVGKVSRALEYLQSRLAQVGNTAGVEVYKMMFEDRVV, encoded by the coding sequence ATGGGAGCCCATCTCAAAAGCCCCCTTCCTAAAATCAGTTTTGGGGTCATCGTTTTAAACGGTGAGCCTTTTAACCGCTATTGTTTGAAGTCGCTATATCCATATGCGCATGAAATAATAGTTGTGGAGGGGGCTGTTAAAGGGGCAGAAGCTGTTTCTTCCCCAGACGGTCATTCTACTGATGGAACACTTGAGATTATAAAGCGTTTTAAAGAAGAGGAAGACCCTGAAAATAAAATTATCCTGATTACAAGGGATGGGTTTTGGGAAGAAAAAGATCAAATGTCAGAGGCCTATGCAGAGGCTGTCTCTGGTGACTGGCTTTGGCAAGTTGATATCGATGAGTTTTATAAAGAAGAAGATATGAACTTTATTTGTAATCTTATGGATGAACGCCCTGAAATAACAGAAATTTCTTTTGAACAAAAAACTTTTTGGGGATCTCCTGATTATATCTGTGATTCTTCATATTTGCAGCAGGGAGCAAGCCTGTATCATCGTATTTTTAAATGGGCACCAGAGTACAAGTATAAAACCCATAGACCTCCCACTGTGATAGATCCAGCTGGCGTTAGTTTGTGTGAAATAAATCCACTCTCAGGTGTGGATTTAGCTGCAGTTGGCGTTTATATGTATCATTATTCTCTCCTTTTTCCAAAACAGGTCCGCGAAAAAGTGGCTTACTATTCTACATGGAATGGAAAGGCTCAGCGCAAAATGCCCAAATGGATGGACGATGATTATTTTGGGATGAATAATCCTTTTCATCTTCATAATGTTACATCTCACCCGGGGTGGCTTGAAAGATATACCGGACCTCATCCAAAGCAAGTTGTTGAAATGTGGAATGAAGTGAAGACGGGAAAGAAGTCTGTAGAAATTAGACCCATGGATGACGTTGAAGAATTTATAGACTCTAATTCTTATCGTCAGGGAATACTTGATATACGCGCAGAACTGCGAAGAAGAGATCATCCTGATATTAAGATGGATGACCCCGTATTACGTTCTGTTATAAATAAAGAAGATAGCCCTTACGGGTATAAAATAATACAGATCAGTACCAATGAAAGCCGTGGAGGAGCGGCGCAGGTACATAATAGTATTTGTGAGTTATTCTCCGGTAGAGATGATGGAAAGTTTGGTGTTTCCAGCTTCGTTAAAGACACAGATAATAATGCCCCGTGGTGTAAGCCTCTTTATTTGGAGTCAATTGAAAAGCAGGTTTCTACAGTTGCCACTCCTCTGATGGATTATGATATTGCTTCAAGTTTTTACCTTTTACAAAAGCCTGAATTTTTAAAGAGTGATCTGGTGCACATGCACAACATTCATGGGTATTACTTTAACCCGCTAACATTGCCATTGGTTAGTTTGTTGAAGCCAACAGTCTGGACCTTGCATGATATGAATCCATTTACCGGTCATTGTGGTAATTCTTTGGAATGTGAAGGATGGCGTAATGGTTGTAAATCATGTGCTCATCTTGATTACTACCCACAGTTGAAAAAAGATGTAGCGGGAGATCTCTTTCGTGACAAACGGATTATTTCGTCTGTTATTGATACTACGCTGGTCTGTCCTTCACAATGGTTGGTTGATCTTGTTAAGCAGACTTTTTTATCTAAGCTTGATTGTAAAATGATTCCGAATGGTATTGATACTAATATTTTTAAGCCATATCTGAAAGATGAGGCTCGAAAAATTCTGGGCATTCCTAAGGATGCTTTTGTGCTGGTTATTACAGCCAAAGGCGGAATGCAAAGTAAAGGCGGTGAGTTTCTTGAGAGGGCAGGTAAGGAGTTACAGCAGCGTAATTCTAAACTCGTCTTGTTGAATATCGGTGGAACATATCATTCAGATTCTGTTAATATCATTAATTTCCCTTATATAGCTGACAGAAATGTACTGGCTTTGGCATATAGTTCGGGAGATGTATTTGCTTATCCTTCCCTTGGAGATAATCATCCGCTTTGTGTTATGGAGGCGATGGCTTGTGGTTTGCCCGTCGTTACCTTCCGCACTGGCGGAATTCCTGAACAGGTTGTCGAGGGGGAAACCGGATTAATTGCCGATTATATGAATCAGGAACAATTTACTCAAAGCCTTGGTATGTTGATGGATCGTCCTTCACTTTGCAAAGCAATGAGTATGAAAGCTGCTCAACATGGCAGGTCTTTCAAAGTTGAAAAAATGGTGGATAGTTATGCCCGCCTGTATGAAGAAGTTTTGGAACGCAGATCAAGAAACGGTGCCCCTGATGTGGGTAAGGTTTCTCGTGCTCTTGAATATTTACAGTCTCGTTTGGCTCAGGTTGGCAATACTGCCGGAGTCGAGGTATATAAAATGATGTTTGAAGATAGGGTGGTATAA